The segment ACCGCGCTTTCCCATCGCCGTCCTGCCGCCCGCTTCCGGCGCGCAAGGTAATTGGTCGGAAGATTCGCAGCCGGGCGGGGCCAAATGCCTTTTCCGCGATAGCGATGGGCGCGTGCTGGGTTTCGCCGTAGGGGGAACGCATTATCCGGACCGGGTGGAACTGCTGAAATCGATTTCGGGAGGGGCGGCTATTTAGCGCCCAAATGCTTCGCCAACGCCCGCGCCCAATCGCGCAGCAGGGCCGATCGGAATCCGCCCTTTCGCCAAGCCACGGCGATGTTCCGATGCGGTTTCGGATCCCGGAAGGGAAGGTACCTGACGCTCCCCGCGGACCCCAACGGCACTTGCGCGGCTAGCCAAGGCATCAAGGTGGTCCCGTTCCCCGACCCGATCATCTGGCGCAAGGTTTCCAGGCTCGTGCCGCGGAAGTGGGGATGCTCATGCGCGCCCGCTGTCGCGCAAACCTCCAAGGCCTGGTCCTTGAGGCAATGCCCGTCTTCCAGCAAGTACAAGGTCTGGCCGGCCAGATCATCCACGCTCAAGCTGTGCTTACGCGCCAAAGGATGCTTCTCATGCACCGCCAGGCAGAACGGTTCCGTGAAGACGGGCTCGGATTCGAAATGCGCGCTTTCCACCGGCGTGGCGAGCACCGCCGCTTCGACCCGGCCGTCCTCCAACGCCTGCAACAAATCGCTCGTGCGCAGCTCGGAAAGGAACAATTCCACCTTGGGATAGAGCCGATGGGTAAAGGGGACCAAGGCCGGCATCAGGTACGGGGCCAAGGTCGGGATGACGCCCAGGTGCAGGGGGCCGGTTCGCGGATCCTTCAATGCCCGCGCGGCTTGGGCCATGCGATCGGACTGATCGAGGATGGCGCGCGCGAAGGGGAGCAGGTTTTCCCCGGCCGCGGTGAGGCGAACGCCCTTAGGCTGCCGTTCGAATAGGGAAAGGCCCAGCTCCTCTTCCAGCTTGCGGAGTTGGCCGCTCAAGGTGGGTTGGGAAACGAAGCACTTCTCGGCGGCCTTGCGGAAATGGCGAAGCTCGGCAACGGCCGCGAAGTATTGCAAGTCGCGGATGTTCACCGATTACAAGTTAGCAACGATACTCAGCTTTCCCCTTTGACGGCAAGCTTGGGTCGCACGTGCTCGAAAGCGGTCTTGGGTAGGGATTGCAAGGCGGCTTGGTCCTTCGCCAGCCGGTCGCGGGTCTCCGCATCCCCGGGTTCCCGGCCGAGCAGCCAGCCCTGCAAGGCGGGGTTGGCCGCTTCCGCGGATTGGAACGGGTATCCCTTGAGGAAAAGCGCCTCGATCATCCGGATGGGGCGCTTAAGCCTGCCGGCGGACCAGGGAGCGGTGGAAGGGGCCACCGAAGGCGTGAAGCCGAAATGGGCCGCGAAGCGGGCCATGGGAAGATGGACGCCCGAACCGCCTACGAAGGCTTTCAGCAAGCGGCTACGCGACTTTTCATACGCGATCTCGGAGGGTACGCCGCCCAGGAAGCGGAAAGCCCTCTGATGCCAATCGAAGAAGGCATCCAGATCGGGCCTTTCGCTCAGCTCGGCATAGATGCGGCCGGAGTGCTCCAGGGTCAGGGTGAAGAGATGG is part of the Fibrobacterota bacterium genome and harbors:
- a CDS encoding transposase, producing the protein MDVAAAQALASEGYSRRKIARMLGVSRNTLRKYLSEGTRPPPGGKLASYLDKVAAQLSERPESRAMDVYRRLKDEGYAGSYDLVKRKIRSLRKEGGQVGHAAEPGMRAVADLERVETSVGPCHLFTLTLEHSGRIYAELSERPDLDAFFDWHQRAFRFLGGVPSEIAYEKSRSRLLKAFVGGSGVHLPMARFAAHFGFTPSVAPSTAPWSAGRLKRPIRMIEALFLKGYPFQSAEAANPALQGWLLGREPGDAETRDRLAKDQAALQSLPKTAFEHVRPKLAVKGES
- a CDS encoding LysR family transcriptional regulator; the encoded protein is MNIRDLQYFAAVAELRHFRKAAEKCFVSQPTLSGQLRKLEEELGLSLFERQPKGVRLTAAGENLLPFARAILDQSDRMAQAARALKDPRTGPLHLGVIPTLAPYLMPALVPFTHRLYPKVELFLSELRTSDLLQALEDGRVEAAVLATPVESAHFESEPVFTEPFCLAVHEKHPLARKHSLSVDDLAGQTLYLLEDGHCLKDQALEVCATAGAHEHPHFRGTSLETLRQMIGSGNGTTLMPWLAAQVPLGSAGSVRYLPFRDPKPHRNIAVAWRKGGFRSALLRDWARALAKHLGAK